In one Bacillus thuringiensis genomic region, the following are encoded:
- a CDS encoding MFS transporter, with translation MNRALAVFFTIMFMIGTDTFLISPLLPTLQQVYHVSTELSGWMVSSYALGYAGFALIAGPISDGLNRKKVMVLGMSFFAISTFLCGIAPSFLWMLTFRFLAGVSAAFVSPQVWASIPLLIEKKQIVKAIGIATAGLSISQILGLPLGAYLATIHYTMPFYSIGILSALLVILIYVVLPEIQSVHIGGNKKAILKRYKQLLTDSKVSLSYFAYFVFQTGNFAAFSFFGVWLSIQFGLQVHEVGTAMLVLGLGNLTGNIFGPRIVNKIGYNLSFYGGIIFTAVLYVLLPHVKNIVLVELSFFALFFVTGILFVLMMGHLQNMSSIARGTGAALANASMYIGQMIGAAIAGMLFAVSHNFILIGSFTALLYIGALFLFRKSEKLTENSETGIVS, from the coding sequence ATGAACAGAGCACTAGCTGTATTTTTCACAATAATGTTTATGATCGGTACAGATACTTTCTTAATTTCACCACTGTTGCCGACATTACAACAGGTGTATCATGTTTCAACTGAGTTGTCAGGATGGATGGTGAGTTCCTATGCTTTAGGGTATGCTGGATTTGCACTTATCGCTGGTCCTATATCAGATGGATTAAACAGAAAAAAAGTGATGGTACTAGGTATGAGTTTTTTTGCAATAAGTACGTTTTTGTGTGGAATTGCACCGAGTTTTTTATGGATGCTAACATTTAGATTTTTAGCAGGTGTAAGTGCAGCTTTTGTATCTCCACAAGTGTGGGCATCCATTCCGCTCCTTATAGAGAAAAAGCAAATTGTGAAAGCAATTGGGATTGCAACAGCAGGGTTATCAATCTCTCAAATTTTAGGGCTGCCACTGGGAGCTTATTTAGCAACGATACATTATACAATGCCATTCTATTCCATTGGTATATTATCAGCACTACTTGTCATTCTTATTTATGTTGTATTACCAGAAATCCAGTCGGTTCATATAGGTGGAAATAAAAAAGCTATCTTAAAGCGCTATAAACAATTACTTACAGATTCAAAGGTTTCACTTTCTTATTTTGCATACTTTGTTTTTCAAACCGGAAATTTTGCTGCATTTTCATTTTTTGGTGTATGGCTTTCCATTCAATTTGGCTTACAAGTTCATGAAGTAGGTACAGCTATGCTCGTATTAGGATTAGGAAATTTAACTGGTAATATTTTTGGTCCTAGAATCGTAAATAAAATTGGTTATAACCTTTCTTTCTATGGTGGAATTATATTTACAGCAGTGCTATATGTATTACTTCCTCATGTAAAGAACATTGTATTGGTGGAGTTATCGTTCTTTGCTTTGTTTTTTGTGACAGGAATTTTGTTTGTATTAATGATGGGACATTTACAAAACATGTCTAGTATAGCAAGAGGAACAGGAGCCGCGCTTGCAAATGCTTCTATGTATATTGGTCAAATGATTGGAGCGGCAATAGCAGGAATGTTATTTGCAGTATCTCACAATTTTATACTTATAGGTAGTTTTACTGCGTTACTATATATAGGAGCTTTATTTTTGTTTAGAAAAAGTGAAAAACTTACTGAAAATAGTGAAACAGGAATTGTATCATAA
- a CDS encoding DUF805 domain-containing protein has product MQWYLKALKNYGNFSGRATRKEYWIFSLSNIVIFWLLLFLSSFSEVLVAIIALLFMLVMIIPSFSVGARRLHDIGKTGWWQLLNFVPFGSVVLLVFFIIESEENDNQYGPNPHSDLKEAI; this is encoded by the coding sequence ATGCAATGGTATTTGAAAGCTCTAAAGAATTATGGGAATTTTAGTGGTAGAGCTACGCGAAAAGAGTACTGGATTTTTAGTTTATCCAATATCGTAATTTTTTGGCTACTGTTATTTTTATCATCATTTTCAGAGGTGTTAGTTGCTATTATTGCGTTGCTATTTATGTTAGTAATGATTATACCAAGCTTTTCGGTTGGTGCACGACGATTACATGATATTGGGAAAACGGGATGGTGGCAACTATTAAATTTTGTACCGTTTGGTAGCGTTGTTTTACTTGTATTTTTTATCATTGAAAGTGAAGAAAATGACAATCAATACGGACCAAATCCGCATTCAGATTTAAAAGAAGCGATTTAA
- a CDS encoding DUF4257 domain-containing protein, which produces MEMYQWLTAVLVGGITGFVSHLINNQGKLLLPRRLKTFFHFGFLTDIFTGSLAALLGLVLFDVTAIKEIIKVSIVTAISGQTFLLHQALGGEQAKNTQIGKADEKIQEIDKLLRR; this is translated from the coding sequence ATGGAAATGTATCAATGGCTAACCGCTGTTCTCGTTGGTGGCATTACCGGCTTCGTTTCCCATCTAATCAATAACCAAGGTAAGTTATTGCTTCCACGCCGTTTGAAAACATTTTTTCATTTTGGATTTTTAACTGATATTTTTACTGGTAGCCTAGCCGCACTTCTTGGGCTCGTTTTATTCGATGTCACCGCAATAAAAGAAATTATAAAAGTATCCATTGTAACTGCTATTTCCGGCCAAACTTTCTTACTACATCAAGCTCTTGGTGGCGAACAGGCTAAAAATACGCAAATTGGGAAAGCTGATGAGAAGATTCAAGAAATTGACAAATTATTGCGACGTTAG
- a CDS encoding DinB family protein — protein MNIDYRIRSVDSYTKKIGELVSLLEHTRAVTLGEVKNLSVEKLDLIMQSSGNSIGALLKHIAAIEKVHQLISFQDRDFTKEELEIWEDALYLGEAGRAIRGHEIQYYVQLLQSVREESLKYLSEQGDEWLMSERKWPNGVAYNQHYLWFHVLEDEISHRGQIRMLKNKLFENYVK, from the coding sequence ATGAATATAGATTATCGAATAAGAAGCGTAGATAGTTATACAAAAAAAATAGGGGAATTAGTAAGCCTGCTTGAGCATACGAGAGCTGTAACATTAGGCGAAGTAAAAAATTTATCAGTTGAGAAATTAGATTTAATTATGCAAAGCAGCGGAAATTCAATTGGCGCCTTATTAAAGCATATAGCAGCTATTGAAAAAGTTCATCAGCTTATTTCATTTCAAGATCGTGACTTTACAAAAGAAGAATTAGAAATATGGGAAGATGCACTGTATTTAGGGGAAGCGGGTAGAGCAATCCGTGGTCATGAAATACAGTATTATGTACAACTTCTACAAAGTGTTCGAGAAGAATCTCTGAAGTATTTAAGTGAACAAGGTGATGAGTGGCTCATGTCAGAAAGAAAGTGGCCTAACGGTGTAGCATATAACCAGCACTATCTATGGTTTCATGTGCTAGAAGATGAAATTAGTCATCGAGGACAAATTAGAATGCTCAAAAACAAGTTATTTGAAAATTACGTAAAGTAA